One window of the Aquila chrysaetos chrysaetos chromosome 8, bAquChr1.4, whole genome shotgun sequence genome contains the following:
- the BCL9L gene encoding B-cell CLL/lymphoma 9-like protein isoform X2: protein MHPDNKLPSHGKAGSSGAPAQHHNVSQAPTCNLGSKGVGVGSHGSKATQISPGNSGLKNSQNTVPNFSSLKGKVKRERSISVDSGEQREASTPSQDAESKGEVAPRSKRRCVLERKQPYSGDEWCSGPDSEEDDKPISSAHNCNVADPAMSTASQLGPGSNPLPNLNETSSSSVPHGAAPGLRSDAAGGGGGGTGKQPSQFVYVFTTHLANTAAEAVLQGRADSILAYHQQNVPRAKLDQAPAPKVLGVAEPLPINPPAANTPQSQPPAPQASQPQPQPPPPQPPPPPQPISQTPLPAPSSLPQEGTSEDVRRDLTPNSLGNNSGSNQPGSNHPNTPTASANTMQPGQVDSSATSSSSLLAEGPGPGMPGNGQAGLGPRNPMNSEGLSKEQLEHRERSLQTLRDIERLLLRSGEAEPFMKSSQNAGEGGTAPQPQAPPAQPPVPPASMKKYEEPLQSMISQTQSLGGPSLEHEVPHHPGADMGQQMNMMMQRLNQDSLTPEQVAWRKLQEEYYEEKRRKEEQISIHGRPMQEIMIPQSMGSMMMRGPPPPYHSKPGEQWPPGMGSQLRGPIDVQDPMQLRGGPPFPGPRFPGNQMQRVSGFGGMQNMPLDALGPMNAMQRPVRPGMGWSDDMPPMGGPGNFPQGTLPYPSGQGDPERFMNPRAREEILRHQLMEKRPVAMQRPMGMSGNSMSQGMEMERMIQAHRQMDPSMFAGQITGDSLSSAPMGMDFAGTRGMLSPPMSQSGLRDMDAPMGPGNLNMNMNVNMNMNMNLNVQMTPQQQMMMSQKMRGPDMMAHQGVSPEELARARAQNGNGSAMLGGPQKMMIPSQFPNQGQQGFSSGQGPYPNMPQEMGSSSDMFSPEQGTLPVGSISGTTRLSHIPLPPASNPTPTQGGNLANMHPAPSRGLGRRPSDLTINISQMNSPSMGHLKSPTLSQVHSPLVTSPSANLKSPQTPSQMVSMPPSNQSGPLKSPQVMSSSLNVRSPTGSPSRLKSPSMAVPSPGWVPSPKATMPSPGVNQSKQTLSMNSSASMGGLDQDPSPSQNPLSLMMSQMSKYAMPSSTPLYHNAIKTIATSDDELLPDRPMLPPGSMSGVTGNQPNQLHLNSVGPGSSQSPMGMNLPGQQPLSHEPPPTSMMSSPNPLGSNIPMHPSAPGAGVPPQNPMMLPPGPQDSLNQQCGPVPNSSQMIPSNQLVFPRMQQPHNAMPSPAGGMPMAPGGGGGPGMQQHYPPGMPLPPEDLPSQQPGQIPPQQHMMGKNIPPRIGEPYPPVLPGVASVLNDPELSEVIRPTPTGIPEFDLSRIIPSEKPSSTLQYFPKSDSQAPKSQPSNLHLMNLQNMMADQPPVRPGMNAPSLPGQQGVQRGLSMPMCHPGQVPMLGRTGIPPQQGMMGNSMHQGMMSPQQSLMAQQNFMLMQAKQRSMSVSGEMYAQTGHMMSPQGSLMGPPPQQNLMVTHQMRQRSVSLDSQMSYIPGPGNMANLPF from the exons ATGCACCCTGACAACAAACTGCCCAGCCATggcaaggcaggcagcagcggTGCCCCGGCCCAGCACCACAACGTGAGCCAAGCACCCACCTGCAACCTGGGCTCTAAGGGTGTGGGGGTGGGCAGCCATGGCAGCAAGGCCACTCAGATCTCCCCTGGCAACTCTGGACTGAAAAACAGCCAGAACACTGTCCCAAACTTCAGCTCCTTGAAGGGCAAGGTGAAACGGGAACGAAGCATCTCGGTGGACTCCGGAGAACAGCGAGAAGCCAGCACCCCTTCACAGGACGCAGAATCAAAAG GTGAGGTGGCTCCTCGTAGCAAGCGACGGTGCGTGCTGGAAAGGAAGCAGCCGTACAGTGGGGACGAATGGTGCTCTGGGCCAGACAGCGAGGAAGACGACAAGCCCATCAGCAGTGCACACA ATTGTAATGTAGCAGATCCTGCGATGTCCACGGCCTCACAGCTTGGCCCAGGGTCCAACCCGCTGCCGAACCTGAATGAGACCAGTTCCTCCAGCGTGCCTCATGGTGCTGCCCCCGGCTTACGGTCAGATGCTGCaggaggcggaggcggcggaACGGGAAAGCAGCCTTCGCAGTTCGTTTACGTCTTTACAACGCACCTTGCTAACAC AGCTGCagaagctgtgctgcagggccGAGCTGACTCCATTCTGGCCTACCATCAGCAGAACGTCCCACGGGCAAAGCTAGACCAG GCGCCAGCTCCTAAAGTGCTGGGGGTCGCTGAGCCGCTTCCGATTAACCCTCCTGCTGCCAACACTCCACAGTCCCAGCCACCGGCCCCTCAAGCGAGTCAGCCACAGCCGCAGCCTCCCCCGCCGCAGCCTCCACCCCCACCTCAGCCCATCAGTCAAACACCTTTGCCTGCGCCCAGCAGCCTGCCCCAGGAAGGGACAAGTGAAGATGTCCGGAGAGATCTGACTCCTAACTCTTTGGGGAACAACAGCGGCAGCAACCAGCCTGGAAGTAACCACCCAAATACGCCCACCGCATCTGCCAACACCATGCAACCTGGGCAAGTGGACTCTTCCGCCACGTCCAGCTCCAGCCTCCTCGCAGAGGGCCCGGGCCCAGGGATGCCGGGGAACGGGCAGGCAGGCCTGGGCCCCAGGAACCCCATGAACTCAGAAGGGCTCTCGAAGGAGCAGCTGGAGCACCGAGAGCGCTCTCTGCAGACCCTGCGGGACATTGAGCGTCTGCTGCTGCGCAGCGGGGAGGCCGAGCCCTTCATGAAGTCCAGCCAAAACGCAGGTGAGGGCGGGACTGCCCCTCAGCCGCAggctccccctgcccagccccccgtgccccccgccAGCATGAAGAAGTATGAAGAGCCTCTGCAGTCCATGATCTCCCAGACCCAGAGTCTTGGTGGGCCCAGCCTGGAACACGAAGTGCCCCACCACCCAGGTGCTGACATGGGGCAGCAGATGAACATGATGATGCAGCGGCTGAACCAGGACAGCCTGACACCTGAGCAAGTGGCCTGGAGGAAGTTGCAGGAAGAGTACTATGAGGAAAAGCGACGGAAAGAGGAGCAGATCAGCATCCACGGCCGGCCCATGCAGGAGATCATGATCCCGCAGTCGATGGGGAGCATGATGATGCGTGGGCCCCCACCACCCTACCACAGCAAGCCTGGAGAGCAGTGGCCGCCAGGGATGGGCAGCCAGCTGCGGGGACCCATAGATGTGCAGGACCCTATGCAGCTGCGGGGAGGGCCACCCTTCCCAGGGCCGCGGTTCCCTGGGAATCAAATGCAGAGAGTCTCTGGCTTTGGAGGGATGCAGAACATGCCCTTGGATGCTCTTGGGCCCATGAATGCCATGCAGAGGCCAGTCAGGCCTGGCATGGGATGGAGCGATGATATGCCTCCTATGGGAGGCCCTGGGAACTTTCCGCAAGGCACCCTGCCCTACCCGTCAGGGCAAGGGGACCCCGAAAGGTTCATGAATCCCCGTGCCAGGGAGGAGATCCTGCGGCATCAGCTGATGGAGAAACGCCCAGTGGCAATGCAGAGGCCCATGGGGATGTCCGGCAACTCCATGAGCCAGGGCATGGAAATGGAGAGGATGATACAGGCTCACAGGCAGATGGATCCATCCATGTTTGCTGGGCAGATAACGGGGGACAGCCTGAGCAGTGCCCCAATGGGAATGGATTTTGCAGGCACCCGGGGGATGCTGAGCCCCCCTATGAGTCAGTCGGGCCTTCGGGACATGGACGCACCTATGGGCCCTGGCAACCTCAACATGAACATGAATGTCAACATGAACATGAACATGAACCTCAATGTCCAGATGACCCCGCAGCAGCAGATGATGATGTCACAGAAGATGAGGGGCCCTGATATGATGGCCCACCAGGGCGTGAGCCCTGAGGAGCTGGCCAGGGCGAGGGCTCAGAATGGCAATGGCAGTGCAATGCTGGGGGGACCCCAGAAAATGATGATTCCCTCCCAGTTCCCCAACCAAGGACAGCAAGGCTTCTCGAGCGGGCAAGGGCCTTACCCCAACATGCCCCAGGAGATGGGCAGCAGCTCGGACATGTTCAGCCCTGAGCAGGGCACCCTGCCTGTTGGGAGCATCAGTGGCACCACCAGGCTCAGCCACATCCCTCTGCCGCCGGCCTCCAATCCCACTCCCACACAAGGGGGCAACCTGGCCAACATGCACCCAGCACCTTCCCGGGGGCTGGGCCGCCGGCCCTCTGACCTCACCATCAACATCAGCCAGATGAACTCCCCCAGCATGGGTCACCTCAAGTCTCCCACCCTCAGCCAGGTGCACTCGCCACTGGTCACCTCCCCCTCTGCCAACCTCAAGTCCCCACAGACGCCCTCGCAGATGGTCAGCATGCCACCTTCAAACCAGTCTGGACCCCTCAAGTCCCCCCAGGTGATGAGCTCCTCGCTTAACGTCCGGTCTCCAACTGGCTCACCAAGCCGCCTGAAGTCCCCTTCTATGGCTGTTCCTTCCCCCGGCTGGGTGCCGTCTCCCAAAGCCACCATGCCCAGCCCAGGAGTCAACCAGAGCAAGCAGACTCTCAGCATGAACTCGTCTGCTTCCATGGGAGGACTGGATCAGG ATCCATCCCCCTCCCAGAACCCCCTCTCGCTGATGATGTCCCAGATGTCCAAGTATGCCATGCCCAGCTCCACACCGCTTTACCACAATGCCATCAAAACCATCGCCACCTCTGATGATGAGCTGCTGCCGGACAGGCCTATGCTCCCGCCTGGAAGCATGTCAG GCGTGACAGGGAACCAGCCGAATCAACTGCACTTGAACTCTGTGGGACCTGGATCTTCTCAGAGCCCCATGGGAATGAACCTGCCCGGTCAGCAACCCCTCTCCCACGAACCACCCCCCACCTCCATGATGTCCTCCCCGAACCCTCTGGGCTCCAACATTCCTATGCACCCGAGTGCGCCAGGGGCGGGTGTGCCCCCCCAGAACCCCATGATGCTGCCCCCGGGGCCCCAGGACTCGTTGAACCAGCAGTGCGGCCCCGTGCCCAACAGTTCGCAGATGATTCCTTCCAACCAGCTCGTGTTCCCCCGCATGCAGCAGCCCCACAACGCCATGCCATCTCCTGCCGGAGGCATGCCCATGGCCCCCGGTGGGGGAGGTGGCCCTGGGATGCAGCAGCATTACCCACCGGGGATGCCCTTGCCGCCTGAGGAccttccctcccagcagcccGGCCAGATACCCCCTCAGCAGCACATGATGGGCAAGAACATCCCACCTCGGATTGGCGAGCCCTACCCCCCCGTGCTTCCCGGGGTGGCGTCGGTGCTGAACGACCCCGAGCTCAGCGAGGTCATCCGCCCCACGCCCACAGGTATCCCCGAGTTTGACCTGTCCAGGATCATCCCGTCGGAGAAGCCAAGTAGCACCTTGCAGTATTTCCCCAAGAGTGACAGCCAAGCGCCCAAATCGCAGCCTTCCAACCTCCACCTCATGAACCTGCAGAACATGATGGCTGACCAGCCCCCGGTGCGGCCAGGTATGAATGCCCCCAGCCTCCCCGGGCAGCAGGGCGTGCAGAGGGGACTCAGCATGCCCATGTGCCATCCCGGACAAGTGCCCATGCTGGGCAGGACAGGCATACCGCCCCAGCAAGGCATGATGGGCAACAGCATGCACCAGGGCATGATGTCTCCACAGCAGAGCCTGATGGCCCAGCAGAATTTCATGCTGATGCAGGCCAAGCAGAGGAGCATGTCCGTGTCGGGGGAGATGTATGCCCAGACAGGACACATGATGTCACCTCAGGGCTCTCTCATGGGGCCCCCGCCTCAGCAGAACCTCATGGTCACGCACCAGATGAGGCAGAGGAGTGTCTCCCTGGACAGCCAGATGAGTTACATCCCTGGGCCTGGGAACATGGCGAACCTGCCTTTCTAA
- the CXCR5 gene encoding C-X-C chemokine receptor type 5 — protein MGPVSYSSETYDLSQVELSGYYEDENTTPSLEGYFCFNPASSVVGNQRDPFRKVFMPLIYLLMFVLGTVGNALVLVILERFKRSRTTTENFLFHLTLANLALLLTFPFSVVESLAGWVFGKFLCKILSAVHKINFYCSSMLLGCIAVDRYLAIVYAIHTYRKRRARSIHLTCTAVWLCSLLLTLPDLIFMEVWTDDSNRSICYFPEVGIDGNNAWLATRFLYHTVGFFVPLLVMCYCYTAIVRALCQSQRLQRQKAVRVAILVTGVFLLCWSPYHIVIFLNTLTKLEAFTKNCLLEDQLDTAIMVTEAIGFTHCCLNPILYAFIGVKFRNDFFRILQELGCISQETLQEILEVTRKGSGIESDNTTSISTF, from the coding sequence AGCCAGGTGGAGCTGAGCGGTTACTACGAAGACGAGAACACCACCCCTTCTTTGGAAGGCTACTTTTGCTTCAACCCAGCCTCATCTGTGGTTGGCAACCAGAGAGACCCCTTCAGAAAGGTCTTCATGCCCCTCATCTATCTGCTGATGTTCGTGTTGGGGACTGTGGGCAATGCCCTGGTCCTGGTCATTTTAGAGCGGTTCAAGCGGTCTCGCACTACCACTGAAAACTTCCTTTTCCACCTCACCCTGGCCAACCTGGCACTGTTGCTCACCTTCCCGTTCAGTGTGGTGGAGAGCTTGGCTGGGTGGGTATTTGGGAAGTTCCTCTGCAAGATCCTCAGTGCTGTCCACAAGATCAATTTCTACTGCAGTAGCATGCTGCTGGGGTGCATCGCGGTGGACCGATACCTGGCCATCGTCTATGCAATCCACACCTACCGCAAACGCAGAGCTCGCTCCATCCACCTCACCTGCACAGCTGTCTGGCTCTGCTCACTGCTTTTGACCTTACCCGATCTCATCTTCATGGAAGTCTGGACAGATGACAGCAACCGCAGCATTTGCTATTTTCCAGAGGTTGGGATCGATGGCAACAACGCCTGGCTGGCAACCCGCTTCCTCTACCACACCGTGGGCTTCTTTGTGCCCCTGCTAGTCATGTGTTACTGCTACACGGCCATTGTCCGGGCTCTGTGTCAGTCCCAGCGCCTGCAGAGGCAAAAAGCTGTCCGTGTGGCTATCCTGGTCACAGGCGtcttcctgctctgctggagCCCATACCACATCGTCATCTTCCTGAACACACTTACCAAGCTAGAAGCCTTCACCAAGAACTGCCTCCTGGAAGACCAGCTGGACACGGCCATCATGGTGACAGAGGCCATCGGCTTCACGCACTGCTGCCTCAACCCCATCCTCTACGCCTTCATTGGAGTCAAGTTCCGTAACGACTTCTTCCGAATCCTGCAGGAGCTCGGCTGCATAAGCCAGGAGACCCTGCAGGAGATCCTGGAGGTGACGAGGAAGGGCAGCGGGATTGAGTCTGACAACACCACCTCTATCTCCACTTTCTAG
- the BCL9L gene encoding B-cell CLL/lymphoma 9-like protein isoform X1, protein MHPDNKLPSHGKAGSSGAPAQHHNVSQAPTCNLGSKGVGVGSHGSKATQISPGNSGLKNSQNTVPNFSSLKGKVKRERSISVDSGEQREASTPSQDAESKGEVAPRSKRRCVLERKQPYSGDEWCSGPDSEEDDKPISSAHNCNVADPAMSTASQLGPGSNPLPNLNETSSSSVPHGAAPGLRSDAAGGGGGGTGKQPSQFVYVFTTHLANTAAEAVLQGRADSILAYHQQNVPRAKLDQAPAPKVLGVAEPLPINPPAANTPQSQPPAPQASQPQPQPPPPQPPPPPQPISQTPLPAPSSLPQEGTSEDVRRDLTPNSLGNNSGSNQPGSNHPNTPTASANTMQPGQVDSSATSSSSLLAEGPGPGMPGNGQAGLGPRNPMNSEGLSKEQLEHRERSLQTLRDIERLLLRSGEAEPFMKSSQNAGEGGTAPQPQAPPAQPPVPPASMKKYEEPLQSMISQTQSLGGPSLEHEVPHHPGADMGQQMNMMMQRLNQDSLTPEQVAWRKLQEEYYEEKRRKEEQISIHGRPMQEIMIPQSMGSMMMRGPPPPYHSKPGEQWPPGMGSQLRGPIDVQDPMQLRGGPPFPGPRFPGNQMQRVSGFGGMQNMPLDALGPMNAMQRPVRPGMGWSDDMPPMGGPGNFPQGTLPYPSGQGDPERFMNPRAREEILRHQLMEKRPVAMQRPMGMSGNSMSQGMEMERMIQAHRQMDPSMFAGQITGDSLSSAPMGMDFAGTRGMLSPPMSQSGLRDMDAPMGPGNLNMNMNVNMNMNMNLNVQMTPQQQMMMSQKMRGPDMMAHQGVSPEELARARAQNGNGSAMLGGPQKMMIPSQFPNQGQQGFSSGQGPYPNMPQEMGSSSDMFSPEQGTLPVGSISGTTRLSHIPLPPASNPTPTQGGNLANMHPAPSRGLGRRPSDLTINISQMNSPSMGHLKSPTLSQVHSPLVTSPSANLKSPQTPSQMVSMPPSNQSGPLKSPQVMSSSLNVRSPTGSPSRLKSPSMAVPSPGWVPSPKATMPSPGVNQSKQTLSMNSSASMGGLDQGSLPSGPRSSSSAPASNTSSTMNPNMPFTSSPDPSPSQNPLSLMMSQMSKYAMPSSTPLYHNAIKTIATSDDELLPDRPMLPPGSMSGVTGNQPNQLHLNSVGPGSSQSPMGMNLPGQQPLSHEPPPTSMMSSPNPLGSNIPMHPSAPGAGVPPQNPMMLPPGPQDSLNQQCGPVPNSSQMIPSNQLVFPRMQQPHNAMPSPAGGMPMAPGGGGGPGMQQHYPPGMPLPPEDLPSQQPGQIPPQQHMMGKNIPPRIGEPYPPVLPGVASVLNDPELSEVIRPTPTGIPEFDLSRIIPSEKPSSTLQYFPKSDSQAPKSQPSNLHLMNLQNMMADQPPVRPGMNAPSLPGQQGVQRGLSMPMCHPGQVPMLGRTGIPPQQGMMGNSMHQGMMSPQQSLMAQQNFMLMQAKQRSMSVSGEMYAQTGHMMSPQGSLMGPPPQQNLMVTHQMRQRSVSLDSQMSYIPGPGNMANLPF, encoded by the exons ATGCACCCTGACAACAAACTGCCCAGCCATggcaaggcaggcagcagcggTGCCCCGGCCCAGCACCACAACGTGAGCCAAGCACCCACCTGCAACCTGGGCTCTAAGGGTGTGGGGGTGGGCAGCCATGGCAGCAAGGCCACTCAGATCTCCCCTGGCAACTCTGGACTGAAAAACAGCCAGAACACTGTCCCAAACTTCAGCTCCTTGAAGGGCAAGGTGAAACGGGAACGAAGCATCTCGGTGGACTCCGGAGAACAGCGAGAAGCCAGCACCCCTTCACAGGACGCAGAATCAAAAG GTGAGGTGGCTCCTCGTAGCAAGCGACGGTGCGTGCTGGAAAGGAAGCAGCCGTACAGTGGGGACGAATGGTGCTCTGGGCCAGACAGCGAGGAAGACGACAAGCCCATCAGCAGTGCACACA ATTGTAATGTAGCAGATCCTGCGATGTCCACGGCCTCACAGCTTGGCCCAGGGTCCAACCCGCTGCCGAACCTGAATGAGACCAGTTCCTCCAGCGTGCCTCATGGTGCTGCCCCCGGCTTACGGTCAGATGCTGCaggaggcggaggcggcggaACGGGAAAGCAGCCTTCGCAGTTCGTTTACGTCTTTACAACGCACCTTGCTAACAC AGCTGCagaagctgtgctgcagggccGAGCTGACTCCATTCTGGCCTACCATCAGCAGAACGTCCCACGGGCAAAGCTAGACCAG GCGCCAGCTCCTAAAGTGCTGGGGGTCGCTGAGCCGCTTCCGATTAACCCTCCTGCTGCCAACACTCCACAGTCCCAGCCACCGGCCCCTCAAGCGAGTCAGCCACAGCCGCAGCCTCCCCCGCCGCAGCCTCCACCCCCACCTCAGCCCATCAGTCAAACACCTTTGCCTGCGCCCAGCAGCCTGCCCCAGGAAGGGACAAGTGAAGATGTCCGGAGAGATCTGACTCCTAACTCTTTGGGGAACAACAGCGGCAGCAACCAGCCTGGAAGTAACCACCCAAATACGCCCACCGCATCTGCCAACACCATGCAACCTGGGCAAGTGGACTCTTCCGCCACGTCCAGCTCCAGCCTCCTCGCAGAGGGCCCGGGCCCAGGGATGCCGGGGAACGGGCAGGCAGGCCTGGGCCCCAGGAACCCCATGAACTCAGAAGGGCTCTCGAAGGAGCAGCTGGAGCACCGAGAGCGCTCTCTGCAGACCCTGCGGGACATTGAGCGTCTGCTGCTGCGCAGCGGGGAGGCCGAGCCCTTCATGAAGTCCAGCCAAAACGCAGGTGAGGGCGGGACTGCCCCTCAGCCGCAggctccccctgcccagccccccgtgccccccgccAGCATGAAGAAGTATGAAGAGCCTCTGCAGTCCATGATCTCCCAGACCCAGAGTCTTGGTGGGCCCAGCCTGGAACACGAAGTGCCCCACCACCCAGGTGCTGACATGGGGCAGCAGATGAACATGATGATGCAGCGGCTGAACCAGGACAGCCTGACACCTGAGCAAGTGGCCTGGAGGAAGTTGCAGGAAGAGTACTATGAGGAAAAGCGACGGAAAGAGGAGCAGATCAGCATCCACGGCCGGCCCATGCAGGAGATCATGATCCCGCAGTCGATGGGGAGCATGATGATGCGTGGGCCCCCACCACCCTACCACAGCAAGCCTGGAGAGCAGTGGCCGCCAGGGATGGGCAGCCAGCTGCGGGGACCCATAGATGTGCAGGACCCTATGCAGCTGCGGGGAGGGCCACCCTTCCCAGGGCCGCGGTTCCCTGGGAATCAAATGCAGAGAGTCTCTGGCTTTGGAGGGATGCAGAACATGCCCTTGGATGCTCTTGGGCCCATGAATGCCATGCAGAGGCCAGTCAGGCCTGGCATGGGATGGAGCGATGATATGCCTCCTATGGGAGGCCCTGGGAACTTTCCGCAAGGCACCCTGCCCTACCCGTCAGGGCAAGGGGACCCCGAAAGGTTCATGAATCCCCGTGCCAGGGAGGAGATCCTGCGGCATCAGCTGATGGAGAAACGCCCAGTGGCAATGCAGAGGCCCATGGGGATGTCCGGCAACTCCATGAGCCAGGGCATGGAAATGGAGAGGATGATACAGGCTCACAGGCAGATGGATCCATCCATGTTTGCTGGGCAGATAACGGGGGACAGCCTGAGCAGTGCCCCAATGGGAATGGATTTTGCAGGCACCCGGGGGATGCTGAGCCCCCCTATGAGTCAGTCGGGCCTTCGGGACATGGACGCACCTATGGGCCCTGGCAACCTCAACATGAACATGAATGTCAACATGAACATGAACATGAACCTCAATGTCCAGATGACCCCGCAGCAGCAGATGATGATGTCACAGAAGATGAGGGGCCCTGATATGATGGCCCACCAGGGCGTGAGCCCTGAGGAGCTGGCCAGGGCGAGGGCTCAGAATGGCAATGGCAGTGCAATGCTGGGGGGACCCCAGAAAATGATGATTCCCTCCCAGTTCCCCAACCAAGGACAGCAAGGCTTCTCGAGCGGGCAAGGGCCTTACCCCAACATGCCCCAGGAGATGGGCAGCAGCTCGGACATGTTCAGCCCTGAGCAGGGCACCCTGCCTGTTGGGAGCATCAGTGGCACCACCAGGCTCAGCCACATCCCTCTGCCGCCGGCCTCCAATCCCACTCCCACACAAGGGGGCAACCTGGCCAACATGCACCCAGCACCTTCCCGGGGGCTGGGCCGCCGGCCCTCTGACCTCACCATCAACATCAGCCAGATGAACTCCCCCAGCATGGGTCACCTCAAGTCTCCCACCCTCAGCCAGGTGCACTCGCCACTGGTCACCTCCCCCTCTGCCAACCTCAAGTCCCCACAGACGCCCTCGCAGATGGTCAGCATGCCACCTTCAAACCAGTCTGGACCCCTCAAGTCCCCCCAGGTGATGAGCTCCTCGCTTAACGTCCGGTCTCCAACTGGCTCACCAAGCCGCCTGAAGTCCCCTTCTATGGCTGTTCCTTCCCCCGGCTGGGTGCCGTCTCCCAAAGCCACCATGCCCAGCCCAGGAGTCAACCAGAGCAAGCAGACTCTCAGCATGAACTCGTCTGCTTCCATGGGAGGACTGGATCAGG GTTCTCTCCCTTCTGGGCCTCGGAGCAGCTCTTCCGCACCAGCCAGTAACACCTCCAGCACCATGAATCCCAACATGCCTTTTACTTCCTCTCCAGATCCATCCCCCTCCCAGAACCCCCTCTCGCTGATGATGTCCCAGATGTCCAAGTATGCCATGCCCAGCTCCACACCGCTTTACCACAATGCCATCAAAACCATCGCCACCTCTGATGATGAGCTGCTGCCGGACAGGCCTATGCTCCCGCCTGGAAGCATGTCAG GCGTGACAGGGAACCAGCCGAATCAACTGCACTTGAACTCTGTGGGACCTGGATCTTCTCAGAGCCCCATGGGAATGAACCTGCCCGGTCAGCAACCCCTCTCCCACGAACCACCCCCCACCTCCATGATGTCCTCCCCGAACCCTCTGGGCTCCAACATTCCTATGCACCCGAGTGCGCCAGGGGCGGGTGTGCCCCCCCAGAACCCCATGATGCTGCCCCCGGGGCCCCAGGACTCGTTGAACCAGCAGTGCGGCCCCGTGCCCAACAGTTCGCAGATGATTCCTTCCAACCAGCTCGTGTTCCCCCGCATGCAGCAGCCCCACAACGCCATGCCATCTCCTGCCGGAGGCATGCCCATGGCCCCCGGTGGGGGAGGTGGCCCTGGGATGCAGCAGCATTACCCACCGGGGATGCCCTTGCCGCCTGAGGAccttccctcccagcagcccGGCCAGATACCCCCTCAGCAGCACATGATGGGCAAGAACATCCCACCTCGGATTGGCGAGCCCTACCCCCCCGTGCTTCCCGGGGTGGCGTCGGTGCTGAACGACCCCGAGCTCAGCGAGGTCATCCGCCCCACGCCCACAGGTATCCCCGAGTTTGACCTGTCCAGGATCATCCCGTCGGAGAAGCCAAGTAGCACCTTGCAGTATTTCCCCAAGAGTGACAGCCAAGCGCCCAAATCGCAGCCTTCCAACCTCCACCTCATGAACCTGCAGAACATGATGGCTGACCAGCCCCCGGTGCGGCCAGGTATGAATGCCCCCAGCCTCCCCGGGCAGCAGGGCGTGCAGAGGGGACTCAGCATGCCCATGTGCCATCCCGGACAAGTGCCCATGCTGGGCAGGACAGGCATACCGCCCCAGCAAGGCATGATGGGCAACAGCATGCACCAGGGCATGATGTCTCCACAGCAGAGCCTGATGGCCCAGCAGAATTTCATGCTGATGCAGGCCAAGCAGAGGAGCATGTCCGTGTCGGGGGAGATGTATGCCCAGACAGGACACATGATGTCACCTCAGGGCTCTCTCATGGGGCCCCCGCCTCAGCAGAACCTCATGGTCACGCACCAGATGAGGCAGAGGAGTGTCTCCCTGGACAGCCAGATGAGTTACATCCCTGGGCCTGGGAACATGGCGAACCTGCCTTTCTAA